A stretch of DNA from Malus sylvestris chromosome 9, drMalSylv7.2, whole genome shotgun sequence:
AAAGTTGCATTTAAGTAGTTCTCGTTTCATATCACAGCTACTTTAGTTTCTTAAAGATTGTGTTTTCCTTGGCCCTTTCTATTTTCTCCCAGATCAAGGTATGGGATATTCAGGAAAAGAAATGTACTGCATTACTGATGGGGCACACAGGAAGTGTGAAATCTCTATGTCCTCATCCAACTAATCCCGGTAGGTTTATATTTTTATCTGAATTTGGGTTTTGGTACGTTTATTTGCTTGTGATATATTTGTGTTATGACTAATGGGAAATACAACTAATTTGAACTATTGCTTCTCATCGGACAGAGATTATTGTCTCTGGTTCGAGAGATGGCTCCTTTGCTCTTTGGGATATGAGATGTAATTCAAACTCTACAAATATGCAGGGGGAGCTTTCTATACGGTAAACAACTTCTTGTAAAGTATATTTTCATTGTCGAGATAagtttgattttattttctaattctAACCTTTAATAATTTCTTGCAGCTCAGCTGCCGTGGTTACAGGGGCTCATATTTTTCCACGGGCAAAACGTGTAAGGCGCAGAAAGGTACGTTTCTGATAATGGTTCTTCTTATAAATTATTATGTACTCTTCATTCAGACTTCAGCTTTTACAGGCTGTTTCCATGAGCATCACATCAGTTCTTTATCTTAAGGATGAGGTCTCCATTGCTACTGCCGGAGCTGTGGACAGGTATATAGGGACATTGAAATGATACAGCATAATGGAACGCCAAATTTCCTTGTCAAATGCATATCATACTAATGTAATCCTATGGTTCGTTTCAGCATTGTCAAGTTTTGGGATACCAGAAGTTTGAAAAATGCTGTCACACATACATGCCCTCAACCGGAGTCAACTGAGAAGGTATGTCTGGCACTCTCTGACGGTACTAATTTTCTACTGGTTAAGTGTCTTATGTAAATTAATCTGTGAAGAATGCATATATTTTTTCTGTCCACCTTGATGATATCAGGATCATTTCTGGTTTATGGTTTCTTATTATAATGATTGAAAACCcgaaacaaaattaaaacagcCAAAGGCTCATGACAGTTTAGCAGAAAGCATGCAACAAGTGGTTGGATTATTTGATGGTCTTGATAGCTAGCAATTCTCTTATTTTCAGGAAAGACGATTACATGGTATAACTAGCTTATCCCAAGATCTAAATGGAGTGTTTCTTTCAGCTTCATGCATGGATAACAGGTACCTTTTTCTCTATTAGCACATCTTTATCTATGGTAAACTGAACTGGCTACTCGAAAGAATATTATCTGAAATTTGATGCCTTGAAATTCAGCACATATCCCTGTACCATACAACCATCACCTTAGTTGTTCCTAAACTAATATTTCTTTCAAGTCTTGTAAAAACTATCAATTTTTCAACCTTTTTCAACCTATAACACTCTTCTTTTCCTATGTTTTGTCAGCATTTATTTGTATAATGTACTTCAGCTACAAAAGGGTGCTATGCAAACGTTCACTGGATGCCAGATtgaaactttttttgttaaggtAAACATTGCTGTTGATAAGTGCACTAGTCCAGTTTGTGCGATTTCCCACCTACTTACACTTTTGTTTCAAACATGTAATCGCAGTCAGTTATTAGTCCTGATGCTGCTCACATACTCAGTGGCTCTAGCGATGGAAATGCCTATATTTGGCAGGTAAGGTATCGTTTTTAAAGCGCTACTTGATACTGCTCTTGGATCGAGAATGACTTTATCAGTAATGTCAACCAGGTAAACAAGCCTCAGGAAGACCCCATTATATTGAAAAGCCACGACAGGGAAGTTACTGCAGTGGATTGGTATGTATCCTATTCTATTCCTACCCTAATGCTGCTGGTTTTCAATATTTCTTGACAAATGATTGAACCATTTTTCAACTTCGAATAGGTCCCAGTTTGAGGTCGGGAAGATTGCAACTTCGTCAGATGATTTTACGGTATGCTAGATTGTACATTCATCAATTTTCACAAGTACATGTTATTTTCTAAAACATATTAAATTCGACCCTTCACTCGTATTTTTCATCTTGACAGGTTCGCATTTGGAACTCTCAGAATAGTTGCTCCCCAAGCACAAGCTCACCATCTACCATTCGAAGGAGAGTCATGGCAATCCCAAGTGCAGAGTGTAGAAAGCTTCTGATGAGTGAATCAACAAAGCATACCTCAAAGGATTCCGGAAATCTGTGTCCGTCAGATCAAGGATTAG
This window harbors:
- the LOC126583500 gene encoding uncharacterized protein LOC126583500, translating into MEISKPQSFFQDIRARELQGFRARKRPCINALASDYYEVGAIAAEHNGPPMAISFGKTWKSSHIVAMSDEDGYLSLFDTRRKFSASASHQENADKTRVCDWVAHQNTVFDICWIKDDTQIMTASGDQTIKVWDIQEKKCTALLMGHTGSVKSLCPHPTNPEIIVSGSRDGSFALWDMRCNSNSTNMQGELSIRSAAVVTGAHIFPRAKRVRRRKAVSMSITSVLYLKDEVSIATAGAVDSIVKFWDTRSLKNAVTHTCPQPESTEKERRLHGITSLSQDLNGVFLSASCMDNSIYLYNVLQLQKGAMQTFTGCQIETFFVKSVISPDAAHILSGSSDGNAYIWQVNKPQEDPIILKSHDREVTAVDWSQFEVGKIATSSDDFTVRIWNSQNSCSPSTSSPSTIRRRVMAIPSAECRKLLMSESTKHTSKDSGNLCPSDQGLDKTNSLNPISMPKMSTPPSQKKQSTSDPDFSKTLEKTPEAALDSPSSVLHAPSSLKRKTIRDYFGVPPLNL